The window TCGCCCGGCGTCTACACCTACGTCGACAAGCCGGACTTCGCGCTGGTGATCGCCGTCGAGGAAGGCGGGTTCCACCTGGTCGAGCAGTACCGCTACCCGGTCCGGGCCAGGTCGTGGGAGTTCCCGCAGGGCACCTTCCCCCAGCTCGCGACCGGCGACCCGGAGTCGCTGGCCCGCGAGGAGCTGCGCCAGGAGACCGGCATCACGGCCGGCCGGATCCGCCACCTGGGACGGCTGGACTCGGCCAAGGGCATGTCGGCGCAGGGGTTCGACGTGTTCCTGGCCTCGGATCTCACCCACGGGGAGGCCGAGCTCGAGCCGGAGGAGCAGGACCTGCGGCACCAGTGGTTCCCCCGGGCGCAGGTCGAGGCCATGATCCGAAGTGGCGGCATCACGGACGCCGCCACGCTGGCCGCCTACACGCTCCTGCTGCTCATCGGTGAGTGATCCCGGCCCGCTTCTCATCGGTGAGTGATCCCGGCCGGCGGTCCGGCCGGGAGGGGGCGCGCAGGGCGACGTCGCGGCGCCGTGCCCGCGCGCCCGAGAGGCGTGGAAAAGACGGGCGGTCGTGACGGCGGCGGGCGGTGGCCGGCCCATGCTGGCCGTAAAAATCCCCCTAAATGGCGACAGGGAGGAAAAAGCGCCCGCCTGACCATCTACGACCCCATAAAAGCAACCCCGTAGTAAACCCGCACAACCGCGCCGGAACCGGCCGGAGAGCCGTTAGCGCCGTTGGCGCGGGCGAAACCCCCGCGGTTACTCAGGACACCGACAGCGCGCCCGACGGGCAGAGGGTCACGGCGCGGCGGACGGCGTCCTCCAGCTCCGCCGGCGGCGACGGGTCGAGCAGCACCACGGTCCCGTCCTCCTCGCTCTGGTCGAACACCTTCGGCACCGTCAGCGCGCACATGCCCGCCCCGATGCACACCGTCGTATCCGCTTCGATCTTCATGCTGACGACCTACCAGGTGACAGGGAGGCGGTGCACGCCGTAGATGCTCATGTCCGTGCGCATCGGCACCTCCTCCGGTGGTACG is drawn from Nonomuraea muscovyensis and contains these coding sequences:
- a CDS encoding NUDIX hydrolase, which codes for MTQQEQGQVIEQVSTEVVYENAYMRLREDIIRRPDGSPGVYTYVDKPDFALVIAVEEGGFHLVEQYRYPVRARSWEFPQGTFPQLATGDPESLAREELRQETGITAGRIRHLGRLDSAKGMSAQGFDVFLASDLTHGEAELEPEEQDLRHQWFPRAQVEAMIRSGGITDAATLAAYTLLLLIGE
- a CDS encoding ferredoxin, which codes for MKIEADTTVCIGAGMCALTVPKVFDQSEEDGTVVLLDPSPPAELEDAVRRAVTLCPSGALSVS